From Cucumis melo cultivar AY chromosome 1, USDA_Cmelo_AY_1.0, whole genome shotgun sequence, a single genomic window includes:
- the LOC103495620 gene encoding uncharacterized protein LOC103495620 → MASMLAAPTMASFHVNIGSKNYTKLNSTIKGSHSIRAMRIEKPLEELYNVKVERKVSEERLSQLGVSRWSVWKTGKCKLPWDWQADQLVYIEEGEVRVVPEGSKQYMSFVAGDLVRYPKWFEADLFFNGPYLERYSFRAYGDDH, encoded by the coding sequence ATGGCGAGTATGCTGGCTGCTCCTACAATGGCCTCATTTCATGTGAACATAGGGAGCAAAAACTATACAAAGTTGAACTCTACCATCAAGGGATCTCACAGTATAAGGGCTATGCGGATAGAGAAACCTCTTGAGGAATTGTACAATGTAAAAGTTGAAAGGAAAGTATCGGAGGAGCGCCTTTCCCAGCTTGGAGTTTCGAGATGGTCGGTATGGAAAACAGGAAAGTGTAAATTGCCATGGGATTGGCAAGCAGATCAACTGGTATACATTGAGGAAGGTGAAGTGAGAGTGGTTCCGGAAGGGAGCAAGCAGTACATGAGTTTTGTGGCTGGAGACCTTGTTCGGTATCCGAAGTGGTTTGAAGCTGACCTATTTTTCAACGGACCGTATCTAGAGCGGTACAGTTTCAGAGCATATGGTGATGACCACTAG